One window from the genome of Pseudomonas sp. L5B5 encodes:
- the atpG gene encoding F0F1 ATP synthase subunit gamma, protein MAGAKEIRSKIASIKSTQKITSAMEKVAVSKMRKAQMRMAASRPYAERIRQVIGHLANANPEYRHPFMIDRAVKRVGYIVVSSDRGLCGGLNTNLFKALVKDMAVNREQGVEIDLCVVGSKGAAFFRSFGGNVVAAISHLGEEPSINDLIGSVKVMLDAYLEGRIDRLSVVSNKFINTMTQQPTVEQLIPLEATPDQELKHHWDYLYEPDAKELLDGLMVRYVESQVYQAVVENNAAEQAARMIAMKNATDNAGDLISDLQLIYNKARQAAITQEISEIVGGAAAV, encoded by the coding sequence ATGGCAGGCGCAAAAGAGATTCGCAGTAAGATTGCGAGCATCAAAAGCACGCAAAAAATTACCAGCGCCATGGAAAAAGTGGCGGTCAGCAAAATGCGCAAGGCACAAATGCGCATGGCTGCTAGCCGTCCTTATGCGGAGCGCATCCGCCAGGTTATTGGTCATCTGGCCAACGCCAACCCGGAATATCGTCACCCCTTCATGATCGACCGCGCCGTCAAGCGCGTCGGTTACATCGTGGTGAGCAGTGACCGTGGTCTGTGTGGTGGCTTGAACACCAACCTGTTCAAGGCCCTGGTCAAGGACATGGCGGTAAACCGCGAACAAGGCGTCGAGATCGATCTGTGCGTGGTTGGTAGCAAGGGTGCGGCCTTCTTCCGCAGCTTCGGCGGTAACGTCGTTGCAGCTATCAGTCATCTGGGTGAAGAGCCGTCGATCAATGACTTGATCGGCAGTGTCAAGGTGATGCTGGATGCTTACCTGGAAGGCCGGATTGACCGCCTGTCCGTGGTATCCAACAAGTTCATCAACACCATGACTCAGCAGCCGACCGTGGAGCAGTTGATTCCACTGGAGGCAACCCCGGATCAAGAACTCAAGCACCACTGGGACTATCTCTACGAACCGGATGCCAAGGAGCTGCTGGACGGCTTGATGGTCCGTTACGTGGAGTCGCAGGTCTACCAGGCGGTGGTCGAGAACAACGCAGCTGAACAAGCCGCGCGGATGATCGCAATGAAGAACGCCACCGACAACGCCGGTGATTTGATCAGCGATTTGCAGCTGATCTACAACAAGGCGCGTCAGGCTGCGATCACCCAAGAGATCTCGGAAATCGTCGGCGGCGCTGCCGCGGTTTAA
- the glmS gene encoding glutamine--fructose-6-phosphate transaminase (isomerizing), which produces MCGIVGAVAERNITAILLEGLKRLEYRGYDSAGVAVYTNAGKLERMRRPGKVSELEQALASEPLVGRLGIAHTRWATHGAPCERNAHPHFSGDLAIVHNGIIENHEALRAQLSALGYAFTSDTDTEVIAHLLNHKLKDLGDLTVALKATVKELHGAYGLAVISASQPDRLVAARSGSPLVIGLGLGENFLASDQLALRQVTDRFMYLEEGDIAEIRRDSVQIWDIDGKAVEREAVQYRDGAEAADKGEYRHYMLKEIHEQPSVVQRTLEGRLSANQVLVQAFGPQAAELFAKVRNVQIVACGTSYHAGMVARYWLEELAGIPCQVEVASEFRYRKVVVQPDTLFVTISQSGETADTLAALRNAKELGFLASLAICNVGISSLVRESDLTLLTQAGREIGVASTKAFTTQLVGLLLLTLSLGQVRGTLAAGVEAELVEELRRLPIRLGEALAMDGVVEKTAELFADKHHTLFLGRGAQYPVAMEGSLKLKEISYIHAEAYPAGELKHGPLALVDNDMPVVTVAPNNELLEKLKSNLQEVRARGGELIVFADEQAGMTDGEGTHVIQMPHIHDILSPILYTIPLQLLSYYVAVLKGTDVDQPRNLAKSVTVE; this is translated from the coding sequence ATGTGTGGAATTGTTGGCGCCGTTGCTGAACGCAATATCACCGCCATTTTGCTGGAAGGCCTCAAGCGCCTCGAATACCGCGGCTACGACAGCGCTGGCGTAGCGGTCTATACCAACGCCGGCAAGCTGGAGCGCATGCGCCGTCCGGGCAAGGTCAGCGAACTGGAACAAGCCCTGGCCAGCGAGCCGCTGGTGGGCCGCCTGGGCATCGCCCACACCCGCTGGGCCACCCACGGTGCGCCCTGCGAGCGTAACGCCCACCCGCATTTCTCCGGTGACCTGGCGATCGTGCACAACGGCATCATAGAGAACCACGAGGCCCTGCGCGCCCAACTCAGCGCCCTGGGTTACGCGTTCACCTCGGACACCGACACCGAAGTCATCGCACACCTGCTGAACCACAAGCTCAAGGACCTGGGCGATCTCACAGTGGCCCTCAAGGCCACCGTCAAGGAACTGCACGGCGCTTATGGCCTGGCCGTGATCAGCGCCAGCCAGCCGGATCGCCTGGTCGCAGCCCGCAGCGGCAGCCCGCTGGTGATCGGCCTGGGCCTGGGGGAAAACTTCCTCGCCTCCGACCAACTGGCCCTGCGCCAGGTCACTGACCGCTTCATGTACCTGGAAGAAGGCGACATCGCTGAAATCCGCCGCGACAGCGTGCAGATCTGGGACATCGACGGCAAGGCCGTGGAGCGCGAGGCGGTGCAGTATCGCGATGGCGCCGAAGCCGCGGACAAGGGCGAATACCGCCACTACATGCTCAAGGAGATCCATGAGCAGCCGTCCGTGGTGCAACGCACCCTGGAGGGCCGCCTGAGCGCCAACCAGGTACTGGTCCAGGCCTTCGGCCCGCAAGCCGCCGAGCTGTTCGCCAAGGTGCGCAATGTGCAGATCGTCGCCTGCGGCACCAGCTACCACGCTGGCATGGTCGCCCGTTACTGGCTGGAAGAGCTGGCCGGCATCCCGTGCCAGGTGGAAGTGGCCAGCGAGTTCCGCTACCGCAAGGTGGTGGTGCAGCCCGACACCCTGTTCGTGACCATTTCCCAGTCCGGTGAAACCGCCGACACCCTGGCCGCGCTGCGCAACGCCAAAGAGCTGGGCTTCCTCGCCAGCCTGGCGATCTGCAACGTCGGCATCAGCTCCCTGGTGCGTGAATCCGACCTGACCCTGCTGACCCAGGCCGGTCGCGAGATCGGCGTGGCCTCCACCAAGGCCTTCACCACCCAGCTGGTGGGCCTGCTGCTGCTGACCCTGTCCCTGGGCCAGGTCCGTGGCACCCTGGCCGCCGGTGTTGAAGCCGAGCTGGTGGAAGAACTGCGTCGCCTGCCGATCCGCCTGGGCGAAGCCCTGGCCATGGATGGCGTGGTGGAAAAAACCGCCGAGCTGTTCGCCGACAAGCACCACACCCTGTTCCTGGGCCGTGGTGCCCAGTACCCGGTGGCGATGGAAGGTTCGCTCAAGCTCAAGGAGATTTCCTACATCCACGCCGAAGCCTATCCGGCCGGCGAGCTCAAGCACGGCCCGCTGGCGCTTGTGGATAACGACATGCCGGTGGTTACCGTGGCGCCGAACAACGAGCTGCTGGAAAAGCTCAAGTCCAACCTGCAGGAAGTGCGGGCCCGTGGCGGCGAGCTGATCGTGTTTGCCGACGAACAGGCCGGCATGACCGATGGCGAAGGCACGCACGTGATCCAGATGCCGCACATCCACGACATCCTCTCGCCGATCCTCTACACCATCCCGCTGCAGCTGCTGTCCTACTACGTGGCCGTGCTCAAGGGCACCGACGTCGACCAGCCGCGCAACCTCGCCAAGTCGGTGACCGTGGAGTGA
- the atpA gene encoding F0F1 ATP synthase subunit alpha: MQQLNPSEISEIIKGRIEKLDVTSQARNEGTVVSVSDGIVRIHGLADVMYGEMIEFPGGVYGMALNLEQDSVGAVVLGAYTTLAEGMSAKCTGRILEVPVGKELLGRVVDALGNPVDGKGPLNNTETDAVEKVAPGVIWRKSVDQPVQTGYKAVDAMIPVGRGQRELIIGDRQIGKTALAIDAIINQKDSGIFCVYVAIGQKQSTIANVVRKLEENGALANTIIVAASASESAALQFLAPYSGCTMGEYFRDRGEDALIVYDDLSKQAVAYRQISLLLRRPPGREAYPGDVFYLHSRLLERASRVSEEYVEKFTNGAVTGKTGSLTALPIIETQAGDVSAFVPTNVISITDGQIFLESAMFNSGIRPAVNAGVSVSRVGGAAQTKIIKKLSGGIRTALAQYRELAAFAQFASDLDEATRKQLEHGQRVTELMKQKQYAPMSIADMSLSLYAAERGFLTDVEITKIGSFEQALIAYFNRDHADLMAKINVKGDFNDEIDAGLKAGIEKFKATQTW; encoded by the coding sequence ATGCAGCAACTCAATCCTTCCGAAATAAGTGAAATTATCAAGGGCCGCATCGAAAAGCTCGATGTGACCTCCCAAGCCCGTAACGAAGGCACTGTCGTCAGCGTATCTGACGGCATCGTGCGGATTCACGGTCTGGCCGACGTCATGTACGGCGAGATGATCGAGTTTCCGGGCGGCGTCTACGGTATGGCCCTCAACCTTGAGCAAGACTCTGTAGGTGCCGTGGTACTGGGCGCATACACCACTCTGGCTGAAGGCATGAGCGCCAAGTGCACTGGCCGCATCCTCGAAGTTCCGGTTGGTAAGGAACTGCTGGGTCGCGTAGTCGACGCACTGGGCAACCCAGTCGACGGTAAAGGTCCGCTGAACAACACCGAGACCGACGCGGTCGAGAAAGTTGCTCCAGGCGTGATCTGGCGTAAGTCGGTAGACCAGCCTGTACAGACTGGCTACAAGGCTGTCGATGCCATGATTCCTGTCGGCCGTGGCCAGCGTGAGCTGATCATCGGTGACCGTCAGATCGGCAAGACCGCTCTGGCGATCGACGCGATCATCAACCAGAAAGACAGCGGCATTTTCTGCGTCTACGTAGCCATCGGTCAGAAGCAATCGACCATCGCCAACGTGGTTCGCAAGCTGGAAGAAAACGGCGCCCTGGCCAACACCATCATCGTGGCTGCCAGTGCTTCGGAATCGGCTGCACTGCAGTTCCTGGCTCCGTACTCCGGTTGCACCATGGGCGAGTACTTCCGCGACCGCGGTGAAGACGCGCTGATCGTTTATGACGATCTGTCCAAGCAGGCTGTGGCTTATCGCCAGATTTCCCTGCTGCTGCGTCGTCCACCAGGCCGTGAAGCCTACCCAGGTGACGTGTTCTATCTCCACTCCCGCCTGCTGGAGCGCGCATCCCGCGTTTCGGAAGAGTACGTAGAGAAGTTCACCAACGGCGCAGTGACTGGCAAGACCGGTTCCCTGACTGCCCTGCCGATCATCGAAACCCAGGCTGGCGACGTTTCCGCGTTTGTTCCGACCAACGTGATTTCCATCACCGACGGTCAGATCTTCCTGGAATCGGCCATGTTCAACTCGGGCATTCGCCCTGCAGTGAACGCCGGTGTTTCGGTATCCCGTGTAGGTGGTGCCGCTCAGACCAAGATCATCAAGAAGCTGTCCGGTGGTATCCGTACCGCCCTGGCTCAGTACCGTGAACTGGCGGCATTCGCCCAGTTCGCTTCTGACCTGGACGAAGCGACCCGCAAGCAACTTGAACATGGTCAGCGCGTTACCGAGCTGATGAAGCAGAAGCAATACGCGCCGATGTCCATCGCTGACATGTCGCTGTCGCTGTATGCCGCTGAGCGTGGGTTCCTGACTGACGTCGAAATCACCAAGATCGGCAGCTTCGAGCAAGCGCTGATTGCTTACTTCAACCGCGATCACGCCGACCTGATGGCGAAGATCAACGTGAAGGGTGACTTCAATGACGAAATCGACGCTGGCCTCAAAGCCGGTATCGAGAAGTTCAAGGCCACCCAAACCTGGTAA
- a CDS encoding F0F1 ATP synthase subunit epsilon, with translation MAMTVHCDIVSAEGEIFSGLVEMVVAHGELGDLGIALGHAPLITNLKPGPIRLIKQGGETEVFYISGGFLEVQPNMVKVLADTVQRAADLDEASAQEAVKAAEKALNEKGADFDYGSAAARLAEAAAQLRTVQQIRKKFGG, from the coding sequence ATGGCTATGACAGTCCATTGCGATATCGTCAGCGCGGAAGGGGAAATCTTCTCCGGTCTGGTGGAGATGGTAGTTGCGCACGGTGAACTGGGTGATCTTGGTATCGCTCTGGGTCACGCACCGCTGATCACCAACCTGAAGCCAGGTCCGATCCGCTTGATCAAGCAGGGCGGGGAAACCGAGGTGTTCTACATCTCCGGTGGTTTCCTCGAGGTTCAGCCGAACATGGTCAAGGTTCTTGCCGACACCGTGCAACGTGCTGCCGACCTGGACGAAGCCTCCGCTCAGGAAGCCGTCAAGGCTGCTGAGAAGGCCCTGAATGAAAAAGGCGCAGATTTCGACTACGGATCTGCTGCTGCACGTCTGGCCGAGGCCGCAGCCCAGCTGCGTACCGTTCAGCAAATCCGCAAGAAGTTCGGCGGCTAA
- the atpD gene encoding F0F1 ATP synthase subunit beta, which translates to MSSGRIVQIIGAVIDVEFPRDSVPSIYDALKVQGAETTLEVQQQLGDGVVRTIAMGSTEGLKRGLDVNNTGAAISVPVGKATLGRIMDVLGNPIDEAGPIGEEERWGIHRPAPSFAEQAGGNDLLETGIKVIDLVCPFAKGGKVGLFGGAGVGKTVNMMELIRNIAIEHSGYSVFAGVGERTREGNDFYHEMKDSNVLDKVALVYGQMNEPPGNRLRVALTGLTMAEKFRDEGNDVLLFVDNIYRYTLAGTEVSALLGRMPSAVGYQPTLAEEMGVLQERITSTKQGSITSIQAVYVPADDLTDPSPATTFAHLDATVVLSRDIASLGIYPAVDPLDSTSRQLDPNVIGNEHYDTARGVQYVLQRYKELKDIIAILGMDELSETDKQLVSRARKIQRFLSQPFFVAEVFTGSPGKYVSLKDTIAGFKGILNGDYDHLPEQAFYMVGGIEEAIEKAKKL; encoded by the coding sequence ATGAGTAGCGGACGTATCGTTCAAATCATCGGCGCCGTTATCGACGTGGAATTTCCACGCGACAGCGTACCGAGCATCTACGACGCCTTGAAGGTTCAAGGCGCCGAAACCACTCTGGAAGTTCAGCAGCAGCTGGGCGACGGCGTGGTGCGTACCATTGCGATGGGCTCCACCGAAGGCTTGAAGCGCGGTCTGGACGTCAACAACACTGGCGCAGCCATCTCCGTACCGGTCGGTAAAGCGACCCTGGGCCGGATCATGGACGTACTGGGCAACCCAATCGACGAAGCCGGTCCTATCGGTGAAGAAGAGCGTTGGGGCATCCACCGTCCAGCTCCTTCCTTCGCAGAACAGGCAGGCGGCAACGACCTGCTGGAAACCGGGATCAAGGTAATCGACCTGGTTTGCCCGTTCGCCAAGGGCGGTAAAGTCGGTCTGTTCGGTGGTGCCGGTGTAGGCAAGACCGTAAACATGATGGAACTGATCCGTAACATCGCCATCGAGCACAGCGGTTATTCCGTGTTCGCCGGTGTGGGCGAGCGTACTCGTGAGGGTAACGACTTCTACCACGAGATGAAGGACTCCAACGTTCTCGACAAGGTAGCGCTGGTCTACGGTCAGATGAACGAGCCACCAGGAAACCGTCTGCGCGTAGCGCTGACCGGCCTGACCATGGCCGAGAAGTTCCGTGACGAAGGTAACGACGTTCTGCTGTTCGTCGACAACATCTATCGTTACACCCTGGCCGGTACCGAAGTATCCGCACTGCTGGGCCGTATGCCTTCGGCAGTAGGTTACCAGCCGACCCTGGCTGAAGAGATGGGCGTGCTGCAAGAGCGCATCACTTCGACCAAGCAAGGTTCGATTACCTCGATCCAAGCGGTATACGTACCTGCGGACGACCTGACCGACCCGTCGCCAGCGACCACCTTCGCCCACTTGGACGCCACCGTCGTTCTGTCCCGTGACATCGCTTCCCTGGGTATCTACCCAGCGGTAGACCCACTGGACTCGACTTCGCGCCAGCTGGACCCGAACGTGATCGGCAACGAGCACTACGACACCGCTCGCGGCGTTCAGTACGTACTGCAGCGCTACAAAGAGCTGAAGGACATCATTGCGATCCTGGGTATGGACGAGCTGTCGGAAACCGACAAGCAGTTGGTATCCCGCGCTCGTAAGATCCAGCGCTTCTTGTCGCAGCCGTTCTTCGTGGCTGAAGTCTTCACTGGTTCTCCAGGCAAATACGTTTCCCTGAAAGACACCATCGCTGGCTTCAAAGGCATCCTCAACGGTGACTACGACCACCTGCCAGAACAAGCGTTCTACATGGTCGGCGGCATCGAAGAAGCGATCGAGAAAGCCAAGAAACTGTAA
- the atpE gene encoding F0F1 ATP synthase subunit C produces METVVGLTAIAVALLIGLGALGTAIGFGLLGGKFLEGAARQPEMVPMLQVKMFIVAGLLDAVTMIGVGIALFFTFANPFVGQLAG; encoded by the coding sequence ATGGAAACTGTAGTTGGTCTAACCGCTATCGCTGTTGCACTGTTGATCGGCCTGGGCGCACTGGGTACCGCAATTGGTTTCGGCCTGCTGGGCGGCAAGTTCCTGGAAGGCGCTGCGCGTCAGCCAGAGATGGTTCCAATGCTGCAAGTTAAGATGTTCATCGTTGCCGGTCTGCTCGACGCCGTAACCATGATCGGTGTTGGTATCGCTCTGTTCTTCACCTTCGCGAACCCCTTCGTTGGTCAACTCGCTGGCTAA
- a CDS encoding TnsD family Tn7-like transposition protein: MHSYPARRGAPRSKKIFNDLKIEIFNALLNGSTKKEICSNFNISTCTVNRLLRLNPDVEKKVINKSCLNKLEEKRAIWSATVRNYPGASAKTIKNLAPDIYAWLYRNDRSWLFSQTAALPSGRCGNHVTIDWDARDENFCSLINQLLTTASSDLKKVRKCDLYQLVHNLFSSLEKRSRYPKTRKLLTEITK, translated from the coding sequence GTGCATAGCTATCCGGCTCGTAGAGGCGCTCCGAGATCAAAAAAAATATTTAATGATCTGAAGATAGAAATTTTTAACGCGCTTTTGAACGGCTCCACCAAAAAAGAGATATGTTCAAATTTTAATATATCTACATGTACAGTTAATCGGCTTCTGCGTTTAAACCCAGACGTCGAGAAAAAGGTTATCAATAAATCTTGCCTAAACAAACTTGAAGAAAAGAGAGCCATCTGGAGTGCAACAGTTCGTAATTATCCCGGTGCGAGCGCGAAGACTATTAAAAACTTAGCTCCAGATATTTACGCTTGGCTCTATAGAAATGACCGATCTTGGTTATTTTCACAGACAGCCGCACTACCAAGTGGTAGATGCGGAAACCATGTGACGATTGACTGGGATGCACGCGATGAGAATTTTTGTTCACTGATTAATCAGTTATTGACAACAGCGTCTTCAGACTTGAAAAAAGTCCGTAAGTGCGACCTCTACCAACTGGTACACAATCTATTCTCTTCGCTTGAGAAAAGATCACGTTATCCTAAGACGAGAAAACTTCTCACCGAAATTACGAAGTAG
- a CDS encoding F0F1 ATP synthase subunit B, with protein sequence MNINATLIGQSVAFLIFVLFCMKFIWPPVIAALHERQKKIADGLDAASRAARDLELAQDKAGQQLREAKTQAAEIIEQAKKRGSQIVDEAREQARVEAERVKAQAQAEIEQELNSVKDALRAQLGSLAVNGAEKILGATIDQNAHADLVNKLAAEI encoded by the coding sequence GTGAACATTAATGCAACCCTGATTGGCCAGTCCGTTGCGTTCTTAATTTTTGTATTGTTCTGCATGAAGTTCATTTGGCCTCCGGTCATTGCAGCTCTGCACGAACGTCAAAAGAAGATCGCGGATGGACTGGACGCTGCCAGCCGAGCAGCTCGTGACCTGGAACTGGCCCAAGATAAAGCGGGTCAGCAACTGCGCGAAGCCAAAACTCAGGCAGCTGAAATCATCGAGCAAGCCAAGAAGCGCGGCTCTCAGATCGTCGACGAAGCCCGTGAACAGGCCCGTGTCGAAGCTGAACGCGTGAAGGCTCAGGCTCAGGCCGAGATCGAACAGGAACTGAACAGCGTCAAAGACGCCCTGCGTGCCCAACTGGGTAGCCTGGCGGTCAATGGTGCAGAGAAGATCCTGGGTGCCACAATCGATCAAAACGCGCACGCAGATCTGGTTAACAAACTGGCTGCTGAAATTTAA
- a CDS encoding F0F1 ATP synthase subunit delta, which translates to MAELTTLARPYAKAAFEHAQAHQQLASWSAMLGLAAAVSQDDTMQRVLKAPRLTSAEKATTFIEVCGDKFDAQAQNFIQVAAENDRLLLLPEISALFDLYKAEQEKSVDVDVTSAFALNQEQQDKLAKVLSARLGREVRLHAAEDASLIGGVVIRAGDLVIDGSIRGKLANLAEALKS; encoded by the coding sequence ATGGCAGAACTGACCACGTTGGCCCGACCTTACGCTAAGGCGGCCTTCGAGCACGCTCAGGCCCACCAGCAGCTGGCCTCTTGGTCAGCCATGCTCGGCCTGGCTGCAGCGGTGTCACAAGATGACACCATGCAGCGCGTGCTTAAGGCCCCGCGACTGACGAGCGCAGAAAAGGCCACCACGTTTATTGAAGTGTGTGGCGACAAGTTTGATGCACAGGCACAGAATTTCATTCAAGTTGCCGCCGAAAACGACCGTCTCCTGCTGTTGCCGGAGATCTCCGCTCTGTTCGACCTGTACAAGGCCGAGCAAGAGAAGTCGGTGGATGTGGATGTGACCAGTGCTTTTGCATTGAACCAAGAACAGCAAGACAAACTCGCCAAGGTTCTCAGTGCACGGCTCGGCCGGGAAGTGCGCCTGCACGCTGCGGAGGATGCCAGCCTGATTGGTGGCGTCGTAATCCGCGCCGGCGACCTGGTTATCGATGGCTCGATTCGCGGCAAACTCGCGAATCTTGCCGAAGCATTGAAATCTTGA
- a CDS encoding DeoR/GlpR family DNA-binding transcription regulator yields MMSKRNTPQRRHNILALLNEQGEVSVDELAKRFETSEVTIRKDLAALESNGLLLRRYGGAITMPQELVSDIGQPVSLYKQAIARAAVQRIREHARIIIDSGSTTAAMIPELGLQPGLVVMTNSLNVANALTELEHEPMLLMTGGTWDPHSESFQGQVAEQVLRSYDFDQLFIGADGIDLVRGTTTFNELLGLSRVMAEVAREVVVMVESDKIGRKIPNLELPWSSVHTLITDDRLPFEVRDQIQARGITLICAAVS; encoded by the coding sequence ATCATGTCGAAACGCAACACACCTCAACGCCGTCACAACATTCTTGCCTTGCTCAATGAACAGGGCGAAGTGAGTGTCGACGAGCTGGCCAAGCGTTTCGAAACCTCGGAAGTTACGATTCGAAAGGACCTGGCTGCCCTGGAAAGCAATGGTCTGTTGCTGCGCCGTTATGGCGGGGCGATCACCATGCCCCAGGAACTGGTCAGCGACATTGGCCAGCCCGTATCCCTCTACAAGCAGGCCATTGCTCGTGCTGCGGTGCAGCGTATTCGTGAACATGCGCGCATCATCATCGACAGTGGCAGTACCACCGCCGCGATGATCCCCGAGCTGGGCCTGCAGCCCGGCCTTGTGGTCATGACCAATTCGTTGAACGTGGCCAATGCCCTGACCGAACTGGAACACGAGCCGATGCTGCTGATGACCGGCGGCACCTGGGACCCGCATTCCGAGTCCTTCCAGGGGCAGGTGGCCGAACAGGTCCTGCGCTCCTACGACTTCGACCAGTTGTTCATCGGCGCCGACGGCATCGACCTGGTCCGTGGCACCACGACCTTCAACGAATTGCTGGGCCTGAGCCGAGTGATGGCCGAAGTGGCCCGTGAGGTGGTGGTGATGGTCGAGTCCGACAAGATCGGCCGCAAGATTCCCAACCTGGAGCTGCCATGGAGCAGCGTCCATACCCTTATTACCGATGATCGCCTGCCTTTCGAGGTCCGCGACCAGATCCAGGCCCGCGGCATAACTCTGATTTGCGCGGCTGTCAGCTAG
- the glmU gene encoding bifunctional UDP-N-acetylglucosamine diphosphorylase/glucosamine-1-phosphate N-acetyltransferase GlmU, which yields MSLEIVILAAGQGTRMRSALPKVLHPVAGNSMLGHVIHSARQLDPQRIHVVIGHGADAVRERLAADDLNFVLQDKQLGTGHAVAQAVPFITADTVLILYGDVPLIEVETLQRLLKQAGPEQLGLLTVELDDPTGYGRIVRDAHGKVAAIVEQKDADEATRAITEGNTGILAVPGKRLGDWTGRLSNNNAQGEYYLTDVIAMAVSDGLVVATEQPHDAMEVQGANDRKQLAELERHYQLRAGRRLMAQGVTLRDPARFDVRGDVTVGRDVLIDINVILEGRVVIEDDVVIGPNCVIKDSTLRKGVVIKANSHLDGAVMGEGSDAGPFARLRPGTVLEARAHVGNFVELKNAHLGQGAKAGHLTYLGDAVIGARTNIGAGTITCNYDGVNKHKTVMGEDVFIGSNNSLVAPVDISSGATTAAGSTITQDVAQAQLAVGRARQKNIDGWKRPEKIKKD from the coding sequence ATGTCTCTCGAAATCGTTATCCTCGCAGCAGGCCAGGGCACTCGCATGCGCTCTGCGCTGCCCAAGGTGCTTCACCCGGTCGCTGGCAACTCCATGCTCGGGCATGTTATCCACAGCGCCCGCCAGCTCGATCCACAGCGCATCCACGTGGTGATCGGCCACGGTGCGGATGCGGTGCGCGAGCGCCTGGCAGCCGATGACCTGAATTTCGTGCTGCAGGACAAGCAGCTGGGCACGGGGCACGCCGTGGCCCAGGCGGTGCCTTTCATTACTGCCGATACCGTGCTGATTCTCTACGGCGATGTGCCGCTGATCGAAGTAGAGACCCTGCAGCGCCTACTCAAGCAAGCGGGCCCGGAGCAACTGGGCCTGCTCACCGTCGAGCTGGACGATCCTACCGGCTACGGGCGCATCGTCCGTGACGCCCACGGCAAGGTGGCCGCCATCGTCGAGCAGAAGGATGCCGACGAAGCCACGCGCGCCATCACCGAAGGCAACACCGGAATCCTCGCGGTACCCGGCAAGCGCCTGGGCGACTGGACCGGCCGACTGTCCAACAACAATGCCCAGGGCGAGTACTACCTCACCGACGTGATCGCCATGGCGGTCAGCGACGGCCTGGTCGTCGCCACCGAGCAGCCCCACGACGCCATGGAAGTGCAGGGCGCCAACGACCGCAAGCAACTGGCCGAGCTGGAGCGTCACTATCAGCTGCGCGCTGGTCGCCGGTTGATGGCCCAGGGCGTGACCCTGCGCGACCCCGCACGATTCGACGTGCGCGGAGATGTCACGGTGGGTCGCGACGTGCTGATCGACATCAACGTGATTCTCGAAGGCCGGGTGGTGATCGAGGACGATGTGGTGATCGGCCCCAACTGCGTGATCAAGGACAGCACCCTGCGCAAGGGGGTGGTGATCAAGGCCAACAGTCACCTCGATGGCGCAGTGATGGGCGAGGGCAGCGATGCTGGTCCGTTCGCCCGCCTGCGTCCCGGCACCGTGCTGGAAGCCCGCGCCCATGTGGGTAACTTTGTCGAGCTGAAGAACGCTCACCTGGGCCAGGGTGCCAAGGCCGGTCACCTGACCTATCTGGGCGACGCGGTGATCGGCGCGCGTACCAACATCGGCGCCGGCACCATCACCTGCAACTACGACGGGGTGAACAAGCACAAGACGGTCATGGGCGAAGACGTGTTCATCGGCTCCAACAACTCCCTGGTCGCGCCTGTGGATATCTCCTCCGGTGCCACCACGGCTGCCGGCTCCACCATCACCCAGGACGTGGCGCAGGCCCAACTGGCAGTGGGCCGCGCACGGCAAAAGAACATCGACGGCTGGAAACGTCCGGAGAAGATCAAGAAGGACTGA